From one Rhodoferax sp. PAMC 29310 genomic stretch:
- the nadA gene encoding quinolinate synthase NadA produces the protein MSSNLLNVEYELPQQDAVLGTDVCAIKYAWARVPSEPSPDERAELKDKIRRLLKERNAVMVSHYYVHPDLQDLAEETGGIVSDSLEMARFGRDHEATTLVVSGVRFMGETSKILSPNKTILMPDLGANCSLDLGCPVDDFSAFCDAHPDRTVVVYANTSAAVKARSDWLVTSSCALDIVSALKDKGHKILWAPDRHLGGYIQRETGADMVMWGGSCIVHDEFKAFELEAMMKEHPGAKVLVHPESPLDVVALADAVGSTSAILKAASEMDAKTFIVATDNGMMHKLRTLNPGKVFLEAPTAGNSATCKSCAHCPWMAMNGLADVARVLEIGANEIRIDASLGERARVPIDRMLAFTSALKGGQDAGSLVPNIGAA, from the coding sequence ATGTCGTCCAATCTGTTGAATGTTGAATATGAACTGCCGCAGCAAGACGCCGTCTTGGGCACTGATGTTTGCGCCATCAAATACGCTTGGGCCCGCGTGCCTTCTGAGCCCAGCCCCGACGAGCGTGCGGAACTCAAAGACAAAATTCGCCGCCTGCTCAAAGAACGCAACGCGGTCATGGTGTCGCACTACTACGTGCACCCGGATTTGCAGGACCTGGCCGAAGAAACCGGTGGCATCGTCAGTGACTCGCTGGAAATGGCCCGCTTTGGCCGTGACCACGAAGCCACCACCTTGGTGGTCTCCGGCGTGCGTTTCATGGGCGAAACCTCCAAAATTCTCTCGCCCAACAAAACTATTCTGATGCCCGACCTGGGTGCCAATTGCTCGCTCGATCTGGGCTGTCCGGTAGACGACTTCAGTGCCTTCTGTGACGCTCACCCGGACCGCACCGTGGTGGTTTATGCCAACACCAGCGCCGCCGTCAAAGCCCGCTCAGATTGGCTGGTGACTTCCAGCTGCGCGCTGGACATCGTCAGTGCCCTGAAAGACAAAGGCCACAAAATTTTGTGGGCCCCTGACCGCCACCTGGGTGGCTACATTCAGCGCGAGACCGGCGCGGACATGGTCATGTGGGGCGGTTCTTGCATCGTGCACGACGAGTTCAAGGCCTTCGAGCTGGAAGCCATGATGAAAGAGCACCCCGGCGCCAAAGTGCTGGTGCACCCCGAGTCCCCGCTGGACGTGGTGGCTCTGGCGGACGCGGTGGGCTCCACCTCGGCCATTCTCAAGGCGGCCAGCGAGATGGATGCCAAAACCTTCATCGTGGCCACTGACAACGGCATGATGCACAAGCTGCGCACGCTGAACCCCGGCAAGGTGTTTCTGGAAGCGCCCACCGCCGGCAACAGCGCCACCTGCAAAAGCTGCGCCCACTGCCCCTGGATGGCCATGAACGGCTTGGCTGACGTGGCCCGCGTTCTGGAAATCGGCGCCAATGAGATTCGCATTGATGCATCCCTGGGCGAACGCGCCCGCGTGCCAATTGATCGCATGCTGGCCTTCACCTCGGCGCTCAAAGGTGGGCAAGATGCCGGTAGCTTGGTCCCGAACATTGGGGCTGCATAA
- a CDS encoding 2-hydroxyacid dehydrogenase, whose amino-acid sequence MRVAVFSTRPYDRLFLSRANATGRHQLEFHESCLDADSAGAAEGALAVCAFVNDHLDAKVLQRLHAGGVRVLALRSAGFNHVDLEAAAALGIVVGRVPEYSPYAVAEHTVALLLALNRHLHRAYARVREGNFALEGLLGFDLHGRTIGVVGTGKIGECVARIMAGFGCQLLGFDPHPNPACVALGMRYVDLSEMLATSDVITLHCPLTPHTRHLIDADALARMKPRAMLLNTSRGAVIDTPAVIAALKSGRLGSLGLDVYEEEGDLFFRDLSGEVLRDDVFARLLTFPNVFITGHQAFFTEDALTAIAETTLANIDAFEDRGEVLHPVSIERVV is encoded by the coding sequence ATGCGCGTTGCCGTTTTCAGCACCCGACCCTACGACCGCCTCTTCCTGTCGCGCGCGAATGCGACCGGGCGCCACCAGCTCGAATTCCATGAGTCATGCCTGGATGCCGACAGCGCAGGGGCCGCCGAAGGCGCACTGGCCGTCTGCGCCTTCGTCAACGACCACCTGGACGCTAAAGTGCTGCAACGCTTGCATGCTGGCGGCGTGCGCGTGCTGGCGCTGCGATCGGCCGGCTTCAATCACGTCGATCTGGAAGCGGCGGCTGCCTTGGGCATTGTGGTCGGGCGCGTACCTGAGTACTCGCCGTATGCCGTGGCCGAGCACACCGTGGCTCTGTTGTTGGCGCTCAACCGCCATCTGCACCGCGCCTATGCCCGTGTGCGCGAGGGCAACTTTGCCCTGGAAGGGCTGCTCGGTTTCGATCTGCATGGGCGAACCATTGGCGTGGTCGGCACTGGCAAGATCGGTGAATGTGTCGCCCGCATCATGGCCGGCTTCGGTTGCCAGCTGCTCGGTTTCGACCCCCACCCCAATCCGGCCTGCGTGGCGTTGGGTATGCGCTATGTGGATCTGTCAGAGATGCTGGCCACCAGCGACGTGATCACGCTGCACTGCCCGCTGACACCGCATACCCGCCATTTGATCGACGCCGACGCGTTGGCCCGCATGAAGCCGCGGGCGATGCTGCTCAACACCAGCCGCGGCGCGGTCATCGACACGCCCGCCGTGATCGCAGCATTGAAATCCGGCAGGCTGGGCAGCCTCGGACTCGACGTTTATGAAGAGGAGGGGGATCTGTTTTTCCGAGACCTTTCAGGCGAGGTGCTGCGCGACGATGTATTTGCGCGATTGCTGACCTTCCCGAATGTGTTTATCACGGGCCATCAGGCCTTCTTTACCGAAGACGCTCTGACCGCCATTGCCGAGACGACGCTGGCCAATATCGACGCGTTCGAGGACCGTGGGGAAGTACTGCACCCGGTGTCGATTGAGCGAGTGGTTTGA
- a CDS encoding IS256 family transposase: MTVEMKPLPAELIDALLADYKKPEDLIGQNGLLTQLTKALVERALQAELTGHLGHGKNQLVANEAGNTRNGCSKKTLKGDFGQLPIEIPRDRAGTFEPQLIGKHQTRWSGFDDKILSLYARGMTVREIQGHLQEMYGAEVSPTLISSVTDAVMDEVKAWQSRPLEALYPIVYMDCIHVKVRDNGTVRVKALYLAIGVNLDGLKEVLGLWMAQTEGAKFWLQVVTELKNRGVADIFIACVDGLKGFPDAIEAVFPKATVQLCIVHMVRHSLNFVGWKQRKEVAADLRLIYAAPTESEAERQLTAFEVKWDDSFAPIGRSWRRNWTRLIPFFEYPPDIRKVIYTTNAIESVNMSLRKITKTRGSFPTEDAVFKLFYLALNNISQKWTMPIRDWKAALNRFTIQFDERMPRV; encoded by the coding sequence ATGACCGTAGAGATGAAACCCTTACCCGCCGAGCTGATTGACGCCCTGTTGGCCGACTACAAAAAGCCCGAAGACCTGATTGGCCAGAATGGCCTCTTGACGCAGCTCACCAAAGCCTTGGTCGAGCGAGCTTTGCAAGCCGAATTGACCGGCCACCTGGGTCACGGCAAGAACCAGTTGGTTGCCAATGAAGCGGGCAACACCCGCAACGGGTGCAGCAAGAAAACGCTCAAAGGCGATTTTGGCCAGCTACCCATAGAAATCCCCCGTGACCGCGCCGGCACCTTCGAGCCCCAACTGATTGGCAAACACCAGACCCGCTGGAGCGGCTTTGACGACAAGATACTGTCGCTGTATGCCCGAGGCATGACGGTACGCGAGATTCAAGGCCATCTGCAGGAGATGTACGGCGCCGAAGTGTCTCCTACCCTGATTTCATCCGTGACCGACGCCGTCATGGACGAGGTCAAAGCCTGGCAGTCGCGCCCCTTGGAGGCGCTGTACCCCATCGTCTACATGGACTGCATTCACGTCAAGGTGCGCGACAACGGTACTGTGCGGGTCAAGGCCCTGTACTTGGCCATTGGCGTCAACCTGGACGGCCTCAAAGAGGTACTGGGCCTGTGGATGGCCCAAACCGAAGGGGCCAAGTTCTGGCTGCAGGTGGTGACTGAACTGAAGAACCGGGGCGTGGCTGACATCTTTATCGCCTGCGTAGATGGGCTCAAAGGTTTCCCTGACGCCATTGAGGCAGTCTTCCCCAAGGCGACGGTGCAGCTTTGCATTGTTCACATGGTGCGTCACAGCCTGAACTTCGTGGGGTGGAAACAGCGCAAGGAAGTCGCCGCGGATTTGCGGCTGATTTACGCTGCGCCCACTGAATCCGAAGCTGAGCGACAACTCACGGCATTCGAGGTCAAATGGGACGATTCCTTCGCTCCGATTGGGCGCTCCTGGCGGCGCAACTGGACACGCTTGATACCGTTCTTTGAATACCCGCCAGACATCCGAAAAGTGATTTACACGACCAACGCCATTGAGTCCGTGAACATGAGCCTGCGCAAAATAACCAAGACCCGCGGCTCGTTCCCAACTGAGGACGCAGTGTTCAAGCTGTTCTATCTGGCACTGAACAACATCAGCCAGAAATGGACGATGCCGATTCGGGATTGGAAGGCTGCTCTGAACCGCTTTACCATTCAGTTTGACGAGCGCATGCCGCGCGTCTAA
- the dctP gene encoding TRAP transporter substrate-binding protein DctP produces MDIKSRRGLIKAGVIGAMAAPFIGNAEAAAGQTWKVQSTWDAGTTGYKLFEAWCNGFKEKSGGELTIMPFAAKSVAADNNALFEAVKSGVLQGMNPWTLYWAGKMPATVFLSSYPAGPDQPAQWDTMYYGLGMLQMARDIYAKQGLYFVGTIQHDANVIHSKVPITSLEEMKGKKIRLPGGMVSEVFQQFGVSTVALPGSDIFPALEKGTIDAADFVGPAVNYDLGFHQVTKYILMGPPGTMSIYQPVDLMDLTVNMGAWKRLSPKMQAFVEDQVKTYSLSHYVAIQKANIEAMGKFAAAGTSVSRLSQEDVDKFRRAAIPVWYNWARKDADAAKVFKLQLDYMKNGVMGYLTDADLKGQKL; encoded by the coding sequence ATGGATATCAAATCTCGCCGAGGCCTCATCAAGGCCGGTGTTATCGGCGCTATGGCGGCACCGTTTATTGGCAATGCAGAAGCTGCGGCCGGTCAAACTTGGAAGGTCCAGTCGACTTGGGATGCTGGAACAACCGGCTACAAGCTGTTTGAAGCCTGGTGCAATGGCTTTAAGGAAAAATCGGGCGGGGAACTGACGATCATGCCTTTCGCCGCCAAGTCCGTGGCAGCCGACAACAATGCACTGTTTGAAGCGGTCAAGTCGGGCGTGCTTCAGGGCATGAATCCTTGGACCCTCTACTGGGCAGGCAAGATGCCCGCAACCGTTTTTCTCTCCAGCTACCCCGCCGGTCCTGATCAGCCGGCGCAATGGGACACCATGTACTACGGTCTTGGCATGCTCCAGATGGCCCGTGATATTTACGCCAAGCAAGGCTTGTACTTTGTCGGCACCATCCAGCACGACGCCAATGTCATTCACTCTAAAGTGCCAATCACCTCGCTTGAGGAAATGAAGGGCAAGAAGATTCGTCTGCCCGGCGGCATGGTCTCTGAAGTGTTCCAGCAATTCGGCGTTTCAACGGTGGCACTGCCTGGGTCGGACATCTTTCCCGCGCTGGAAAAAGGCACGATTGACGCGGCTGACTTCGTCGGCCCTGCGGTCAACTACGACCTTGGTTTCCACCAAGTCACCAAGTACATCTTGATGGGCCCTCCTGGCACCATGAGTATTTACCAACCCGTAGATTTGATGGACTTGACGGTGAATATGGGCGCTTGGAAGCGGCTGTCACCCAAAATGCAAGCTTTCGTGGAAGATCAGGTCAAGACCTACTCTTTGTCGCATTACGTAGCCATCCAGAAGGCAAACATTGAAGCCATGGGCAAGTTCGCGGCGGCGGGCACATCAGTGTCGCGCCTGAGCCAGGAGGATGTGGACAAGTTCCGTCGCGCCGCCATCCCGGTTTGGTACAACTGGGCCCGCAAGGACGCAGATGCGGCCAAGGTCTTTAAGCTGCAGTTGGACTACATGAAAAACGGCGTGATGGGTTACCTGACCGACGCCGACCTCAAAGGACAGAAGCTCTAA
- a CDS encoding TRAP transporter small permease subunit, protein MSSESIGFVLPHWVYWGWLAVVPLVLLLIGKQQDVLPAVPYDASAGGFERMLDWISDRTGLFVALWSVSAVLAYSYEVAARYLFNMPTIWVHEASFLLFGMQYMMAGAYGLLHGSHVRVDVLYTKLSARKQAAFSVVTSVFFFIFILAMITTSYRFFSGSLSMDERSVETWQIQYWPVKGFMLLGAVLLFMAGTSRLIKDIRIYETQLKSEVAA, encoded by the coding sequence ATGTCATCAGAAAGCATTGGGTTTGTATTGCCCCACTGGGTTTACTGGGGCTGGTTGGCGGTCGTGCCGCTGGTCCTGTTGCTCATTGGAAAGCAACAAGATGTTTTGCCGGCGGTTCCTTACGACGCCAGCGCAGGTGGGTTTGAGCGAATGCTGGACTGGATCAGCGACCGGACCGGCTTGTTTGTTGCCCTTTGGAGTGTGAGTGCCGTCCTGGCGTATTCATACGAAGTGGCAGCCCGCTATCTCTTCAACATGCCCACGATCTGGGTACATGAGGCCAGCTTTTTGCTCTTCGGCATGCAGTACATGATGGCTGGTGCCTATGGCCTGTTGCACGGCTCCCATGTGCGTGTGGACGTGCTCTACACCAAGCTTTCAGCGCGCAAGCAAGCCGCCTTTTCCGTCGTCACATCAGTGTTCTTTTTCATCTTTATTTTGGCCATGATCACTACCTCTTACCGGTTTTTCTCAGGTAGCCTGTCCATGGATGAGCGATCCGTCGAGACCTGGCAAATTCAGTACTGGCCCGTTAAAGGTTTCATGCTGCTGGGTGCGGTTCTCCTTTTTATGGCTGGCACTTCCCGGCTGATCAAGGACATTCGTATTTATGAAACCCAGTTGAAGTCAGAGGTGGCAGCATGA
- a CDS encoding TRAP transporter large permease subunit codes for MNAAAQGAATRSRLITYGLSLLVLAVVLVEAVNIGFYDPWGDDFFLFRMQGILAGVSMSALTWIMFGSLFALLMAGLPLAFVAGGLGVVFLYLLGDAAMLNIIPSRIFPMMTNPDLAAIPLFIFMATMLEKAGLIEELFDAVYQWMGGLHGGLAVATIVASTLLAAMVGVVGAAIVTMGIIALPAMLKRKYDPEIAIGSIMAGGTLGVLIPPSILAILYAVVAQQSVGELYLGSVMPGLLLSSLYILYVVVRTTLKPELGPPVPVEERLSLKEKLLLVRGLIAPILLVAMVLGLLFAGIATPVEAAGLGSLGAMAVAALHKRLTLKALIAASAETVKATSMVLWIIFGASIFVGLYILQGGQAFITDAILGTGWNSYGILFLMMFLLVILGMFLDWVGILLLAVPIFVPIVQSLTFDGLFGMPGPSPDAVVLWFGVLYLINMQMSFLSPPFGYALFYIRGVAPPEITMATIFRSSLVFLGIQVLALALVVIFPVIATGLPDMVYGR; via the coding sequence ATGAACGCCGCGGCACAAGGCGCGGCAACCCGTTCACGTCTGATTACCTATGGGCTTTCGCTGCTCGTGTTGGCTGTGGTGCTGGTCGAGGCGGTCAATATTGGGTTTTACGATCCATGGGGAGATGACTTCTTCCTGTTTCGCATGCAAGGCATTCTTGCCGGTGTGTCGATGTCCGCCCTGACCTGGATCATGTTCGGCTCGTTGTTTGCCCTGCTGATGGCCGGGCTACCGCTGGCCTTTGTGGCGGGCGGATTGGGCGTGGTGTTTCTTTATCTGTTGGGTGATGCAGCGATGCTCAACATCATTCCAAGTCGCATCTTCCCGATGATGACCAACCCGGATCTCGCGGCCATTCCGTTATTCATTTTCATGGCCACCATGCTTGAGAAAGCAGGCTTGATTGAAGAACTGTTTGACGCGGTCTACCAGTGGATGGGCGGGCTGCACGGCGGCTTGGCCGTTGCCACCATCGTCGCCTCCACCTTGCTGGCGGCCATGGTGGGTGTGGTGGGCGCAGCGATTGTCACCATGGGCATCATTGCGTTGCCAGCGATGTTGAAACGCAAATACGATCCCGAAATTGCGATTGGCTCCATCATGGCTGGCGGCACCTTGGGTGTGTTGATTCCACCCTCGATTTTGGCCATTCTTTACGCTGTTGTGGCTCAACAATCGGTGGGTGAACTCTATCTGGGCAGTGTGATGCCGGGCTTGTTGCTATCCAGCCTGTACATCCTGTATGTGGTGGTTCGTACCACGCTCAAGCCTGAACTGGGCCCACCTGTTCCGGTTGAGGAGCGACTGAGCCTGAAGGAAAAGCTGTTGCTCGTGCGCGGTCTGATTGCCCCGATCCTGTTGGTGGCCATGGTGCTCGGCTTGCTGTTTGCCGGTATTGCAACGCCGGTTGAAGCGGCTGGTCTGGGCAGTTTGGGCGCAATGGCAGTGGCGGCCTTGCACAAGCGGCTCACGCTCAAAGCATTAATTGCGGCGAGTGCTGAAACGGTGAAAGCCACTTCCATGGTGCTGTGGATCATCTTTGGCGCATCGATTTTTGTCGGCTTGTACATCTTGCAAGGCGGTCAGGCCTTCATCACCGATGCCATTCTGGGCACGGGCTGGAATTCTTACGGAATTTTGTTCCTGATGATGTTCTTGCTGGTGATTCTTGGCATGTTTCTGGACTGGGTGGGCATTCTTCTGTTGGCGGTTCCCATCTTCGTCCCAATCGTCCAATCACTCACATTTGACGGCCTATTCGGGATGCCCGGTCCGTCGCCGGATGCCGTGGTGTTGTGGTTTGGCGTGCTTTACCTTATTAACATGCAAATGAGTTTCCTGTCGCCTCCGTTTGGTTACGCGCTGTTCTACATTCGCGGCGTCGCTCCACCCGAAATCACCATGGCAACCATCTTCCGTTCGTCCTTGGTGTTCCTGGGGATTCAGGTGCTCGCCTTGGCATTGGTCGTCATCTTTCCGGTGATCGCAACGGGACTGCCCGATATGGTTTATGGGCGCTGA
- a CDS encoding SagB/ThcOx family dehydrogenase produces MLQYELGIFAWKQAGATRWALRCNPSSGNLHPTEGYLLMGALPGLSDTPGRCHYAPREHGVERRAECSTDLFTALMDEFPAQAFLLGLSSIHWREAWQYGERAFRYCQHDAGHAIGAPRIAAATLGWSASLLHGLKDETIDGLEV; encoded by the coding sequence TTGCTGCAATACGAGCTGGGCATTTTCGCCTGGAAGCAAGCCGGTGCCACGCGCTGGGCGTTGCGCTGCAACCCGTCCAGCGGCAATCTGCATCCGACCGAGGGCTATCTTCTAATGGGCGCGCTGCCTGGACTCAGCGACACGCCGGGTCGGTGCCACTATGCACCCCGCGAGCACGGGGTCGAACGCCGAGCGGAGTGCAGCACTGACCTGTTCACGGCGTTGATGGATGAGTTTCCGGCGCAGGCATTTCTGCTTGGGCTTTCTTCGATCCACTGGCGTGAGGCATGGCAGTACGGTGAACGTGCGTTCCGCTATTGCCAGCACGACGCTGGGCACGCGATCGGTGCGCCGCGCATCGCCGCAGCGACTCTGGGCTGGAGCGCTTCGCTGCTGCATGGCCTGAAAGACGAGACGATCGACGGCCTCGAAGTTTGA
- a CDS encoding CBS domain-containing protein: MNTVAQITGSKIDQVTYTMEPSTTVHEAVRLMVEKNIGALVVVENGKVVGIVSERDLARKLVLMARSPMDTQLGDIMSSPVMCVRPHQTSDECMALMTQNRVRHLPVMDHDQLTGLISIGDLVKVTIKEQQFIIEQLEHYIVGERG; encoded by the coding sequence ATGAATACTGTTGCGCAGATTACCGGCTCCAAAATCGACCAGGTCACCTACACAATGGAGCCGAGCACCACGGTCCACGAGGCGGTTCGCTTGATGGTCGAGAAGAACATCGGGGCGCTGGTGGTGGTTGAAAACGGAAAGGTCGTTGGCATTGTTTCAGAGCGCGACCTTGCACGCAAGCTCGTGCTCATGGCCCGCTCGCCCATGGACACGCAGTTGGGCGACATCATGTCGAGCCCGGTGATGTGCGTTCGCCCCCACCAGACGAGCGACGAGTGCATGGCGCTGATGACTCAGAACCGCGTGCGCCACCTTCCGGTGATGGACCATGATCAGCTAACTGGGCTCATCTCGATCGGAGACCTAGTCAAAGTCACCATCAAGGAGCAGCAGTTCATCATCGAGCAACTGGAGCACTACATCGTCGGGGAACGGGGCTGA
- a CDS encoding IS3 family transposase: MYSYEERIRAVKLYVKLGKRTGPTIRQLGYPTKNSLKGWYREYERDRDLQVVYTRSRVKYTAEQIQVAVQHYLDHDRCMASTMRALGYPCRELLTEWIDELHPEVRPRIVGRAPNVQHPQDLKKAAVVELCTRTTNALAAAQSVGVCRPTLYNWKNQLLGREASASMKRHKDSGPIPKQKDLTELQQHVTLLERDIRRLQLEHNLLKKANELLKKGLGVAPQHLSNREKTLLVDALKHTYALAELLGELDLARSSYFYHCARLRSPDKYADARVAIADVFQSNHRCYGYRRIRAALGRRHLHISEKVVQRLMKQECLVVAANRRRRYGSYLGEISPAPENLINRDFQAATPNEKWLTDITEFHIPAGKVYLSPVIDCFDGLVVSWTIGTRPDSDLVNTMLDAAVETVADSEIRPVIHSDRGAHYRWPGWLSRVHNAGLIRSMSRKGCSPDNAACEGFFGGLKTELFYPRSWQDISIDQFIQVVDSYIRWYNEKRIKISLGSLSPIEYRASLGITA, from the coding sequence ATGTATTCATACGAAGAGCGAATTCGAGCCGTCAAGCTCTATGTCAAGCTCGGTAAACGTACCGGACCGACCATTCGGCAGTTGGGCTATCCAACAAAGAATTCACTCAAGGGTTGGTATCGAGAGTACGAACGGGATCGGGACTTGCAGGTGGTGTATACCCGATCCAGGGTGAAGTACACGGCTGAGCAAATCCAAGTGGCGGTTCAGCATTACCTGGACCACGATCGTTGCATGGCCTCCACCATGAGGGCACTGGGATACCCATGCAGGGAGTTGCTCACTGAGTGGATTGACGAATTGCATCCGGAAGTTCGACCGCGTATCGTGGGGCGTGCACCGAATGTTCAGCACCCTCAGGATCTAAAGAAAGCCGCAGTGGTTGAGCTGTGCACCAGGACGACCAACGCTTTAGCCGCTGCCCAATCAGTGGGAGTGTGCCGGCCTACGTTGTACAACTGGAAGAATCAACTACTTGGTCGAGAGGCCTCAGCATCCATGAAGCGGCACAAAGATTCTGGGCCAATCCCCAAACAGAAAGACCTCACAGAATTGCAGCAGCACGTCACACTGCTTGAACGTGACATCCGGCGCTTGCAGCTTGAACATAACCTACTGAAGAAGGCCAATGAACTGTTAAAAAAAGGCCTGGGCGTCGCCCCGCAGCACCTGAGCAATCGGGAGAAGACCCTGCTGGTTGACGCCCTGAAGCACACGTATGCACTCGCAGAGCTCCTTGGCGAACTTGACCTGGCCCGTAGCTCCTACTTTTATCACTGCGCCCGGCTAAGGAGTCCTGACAAATACGCTGACGCTCGGGTTGCCATTGCCGATGTCTTCCAGAGCAATCACCGTTGCTACGGTTACAGGCGAATTCGTGCAGCACTTGGCCGGCGCCATCTGCATATCTCCGAGAAAGTCGTGCAACGCTTGATGAAGCAGGAGTGCTTGGTCGTTGCCGCCAATCGAAGGCGTCGGTACGGGTCTTACCTGGGAGAAATCAGCCCTGCACCAGAGAATCTCATCAATCGGGACTTCCAGGCTGCGACCCCGAATGAGAAGTGGCTGACTGACATCACAGAGTTCCATATCCCGGCTGGGAAGGTGTATCTCTCCCCTGTGATCGACTGCTTCGATGGTTTGGTAGTCAGCTGGACCATTGGCACACGCCCCGACTCCGACTTGGTGAACACGATGTTGGATGCTGCTGTTGAGACAGTAGCCGACAGCGAAATCCGGCCTGTCATTCACTCTGATCGTGGTGCTCACTATCGCTGGCCTGGATGGCTCTCACGGGTACACAATGCAGGACTGATTCGATCGATGTCGCGCAAAGGGTGTTCGCCAGACAACGCAGCCTGCGAGGGTTTCTTCGGGGGATTGAAAACGGAGCTGTTTTATCCTCGGAGCTGGCAGGACATATCAATCGATCAATTCATCCAGGTCGTTGACTCCTACATCCGCTGGTATAACGAAAAGCGCATCAAGATCTCCCTTGGCTCACTCAGTCCCATTGAATATCGGGCGAGCCTCGGAATCACGGCATAA
- a CDS encoding acyl carrier protein encodes MKTTFEHLRTILVKDYKLEPNLLTLDAPLEALGIDSLGIAELLFNVEDEFHITLSPDSVQLLTLGDVVRFIDELILAQHGTAPQPDGAVAPGMPVT; translated from the coding sequence ATGAAGACCACTTTTGAACACCTTCGCACCATTCTGGTCAAAGACTACAAACTCGAACCCAACCTGTTGACGCTGGATGCACCGTTGGAGGCGCTTGGCATTGACTCGCTCGGCATCGCTGAACTGCTGTTCAATGTGGAGGACGAATTCCACATCACGCTGTCGCCCGACTCGGTGCAATTGCTGACCCTGGGCGATGTGGTGAGATTCATTGATGAACTCATCCTGGCGCAACACGGCACTGCGCCCCAACCTGACGGAGCCGTGGCACCTGGCATGCCGGTCACATGA
- a CDS encoding beta-ketoacyl synthase, translated as MRRVAVTGMGVVSPLGCSVAEVYGNAASGYFGIHRLKAPFSQRLNAPLAATVDFDAAAHFEPPKLRMLDRSSQFALVAARQAFADAHCDRDAVDPSRAGTFVGTGMGGSQSNDDGYQTLYGEASDRIKPFTILMGMHNASAAWIAVEHNFRGPSLTYSTACSSSAVAIGEAWLRIASSSLDLAIAGGTEAPLSFGSLKAWEALHTLATVDRDDPARSCKPFSKDRSGMVLGEGAAMVVLEPWDSAVARGATIHGEVLGYGVTTDIGHITRPSVEGQAQAMRAALQSAALEACAIDPINAHGTGTPANDGVETAAIKLVFGDRAYAIPVSATKAMHGHLLGATAALECVLSLLAMQHGVVLPTLHLQTPDPECDLDYVPNAIRTNTTVKTMLSNSFAFGGTNAVLVVRAAS; from the coding sequence ATGAGACGCGTCGCCGTCACGGGTATGGGCGTGGTGTCGCCACTCGGTTGCTCCGTGGCTGAGGTCTATGGCAACGCAGCAAGCGGCTACTTTGGCATCCACCGCCTGAAGGCGCCGTTTTCTCAGCGGCTGAATGCGCCACTGGCAGCAACCGTCGACTTTGACGCTGCGGCCCATTTTGAGCCGCCTAAACTTCGCATGCTCGACCGCTCCAGCCAGTTCGCACTGGTGGCCGCCCGGCAAGCGTTTGCTGATGCTCATTGCGACCGGGATGCGGTGGACCCAAGCCGGGCCGGCACCTTTGTGGGCACAGGCATGGGTGGATCGCAGTCCAATGACGATGGCTACCAGACGCTTTACGGCGAGGCCTCGGACCGCATCAAGCCGTTCACGATCTTGATGGGCATGCACAACGCCAGCGCCGCTTGGATTGCCGTCGAACACAATTTTCGGGGGCCCAGCCTGACCTATTCAACGGCCTGTTCATCGTCTGCCGTGGCCATTGGCGAGGCCTGGTTGCGCATTGCCAGCAGCAGCCTCGACCTGGCCATTGCTGGCGGGACCGAGGCCCCACTCTCGTTTGGTTCGCTGAAAGCCTGGGAGGCATTGCACACGCTGGCGACGGTGGATAGAGATGACCCAGCCAGGTCGTGCAAGCCATTCTCGAAGGATCGCAGTGGCATGGTGCTGGGCGAAGGCGCGGCGATGGTTGTGCTTGAACCCTGGGACAGCGCGGTGGCGCGCGGTGCCACGATTCACGGCGAGGTGTTGGGATATGGGGTGACCACGGATATCGGCCACATCACCCGCCCCAGTGTGGAGGGCCAGGCGCAAGCCATGCGGGCGGCACTGCAATCGGCAGCGCTGGAGGCCTGTGCGATTGATCCCATCAATGCGCATGGCACCGGCACACCGGCCAACGACGGGGTGGAAACTGCTGCGATCAAGTTGGTGTTTGGTGACAGGGCCTACGCCATTCCCGTGAGTGCCACCAAGGCGATGCACGGACACCTGTTGGGTGCGACAGCTGCACTTGAATGCGTGTTGTCGCTGCTGGCCATGCAGCATGGCGTGGTGTTGCCAACCCTGCACCTGCAAACGCCAGACCCTGAGTGTGATCTGGACTATGTACCCAACGCGATCCGTACCAACACGACTGTAAAAACCATGTTGTCAAACTCGTTTGCCTTCGGTGGTACGAATGCGGTTCTTGTCGTGCGGGCAGCGTCCTAG